A single region of the Stenotrophomonas sp. Marseille-Q4652 genome encodes:
- a CDS encoding alpha/beta hydrolase produces MAQTPPSEDYAKARAVVEDLMRIPAPEGVQETYKARIGGIDQWISVRGQDRTNPVILFIHGGPATPQIPSLWQFQRPLEEYFTMVNYDQRGAGRTYGENPPDQVAGTLQIQTYVDDAIDIAEHIREKLGKRKVVLMAHSWGTIIGMRAALQRPDLFHAYVGIGQVINTMENEQLSVAYGLEQARRHGNKEAVAEIESISPYPGDTPLTRERIVIARKWPQHYGGLSAFRDGSNVYHFGAARLSPDYSPAERGFINDGSLFTLGRVIDEFLAVDFNDVREFPIPVVMFMGRHDYTTPSAPTARWLDKVQAPSKQGVWFEHSAHMMPWEEPGKTLVSLLSHVRPLADDRTPAAR; encoded by the coding sequence ATGGCGCAGACACCCCCAAGCGAGGATTACGCCAAAGCGCGCGCCGTGGTCGAGGACCTGATGCGCATCCCCGCGCCCGAGGGCGTGCAGGAAACCTACAAGGCCCGCATCGGCGGCATCGATCAGTGGATCAGCGTGCGCGGCCAGGACCGCACCAACCCGGTCATCCTGTTCATCCATGGCGGCCCGGCCACGCCGCAGATCCCCAGCCTGTGGCAGTTCCAGCGGCCGCTGGAGGAGTACTTCACGATGGTCAACTACGACCAGCGTGGTGCCGGCAGGACCTACGGGGAAAATCCGCCGGACCAGGTGGCCGGCACGCTGCAGATCCAGACCTACGTGGACGATGCGATCGACATTGCCGAACACATCCGTGAAAAGCTCGGCAAGCGGAAGGTGGTGCTGATGGCGCACAGCTGGGGCACGATCATCGGCATGCGCGCCGCGCTGCAGCGACCGGACCTGTTCCACGCCTACGTCGGCATCGGCCAGGTGATCAACACCATGGAGAACGAGCAACTGAGCGTGGCCTATGGGCTGGAGCAGGCGCGCCGCCACGGCAACAAGGAGGCGGTGGCCGAGATCGAGTCGATATCCCCGTACCCGGGGGATACGCCGCTGACCCGCGAGCGCATCGTCATCGCGCGCAAGTGGCCGCAGCATTACGGCGGGCTCAGCGCGTTCCGTGACGGCTCCAATGTTTACCACTTTGGTGCGGCCCGTCTTTCGCCGGACTACAGCCCGGCCGAGCGCGGCTTCATCAACGATGGGAGCCTGTTCACCCTTGGCCGGGTGATCGACGAGTTCCTCGCCGTGGATTTCAACGACGTGCGCGAATTCCCGATCCCGGTGGTTATGTTCATGGGCCGCCACGACTACACCACGCCCTCGGCGCCGACCGCACGCTGGCTGGACAAGGTGCAGGCACCGTCCAAGCAGGGCGTGTGGTTCGAGCACTCGGCGCACATGATGCCGTGGGAGGAACCGGGCAAGACCCTGGTCAGCCTGCTCAGCCACGTGCGGCCCCTGGCCGACGACCGTACGCCGGCAGCGCGCTAA